From a single Streptomyces sp. NBC_00237 genomic region:
- a CDS encoding HAMP domain-containing sensor histidine kinase, with amino-acid sequence MSVRVKLTLSYAGFLMLAGVLLMAAVWVFLLRYVPDRAMLYEPDDGDRLNGGVFPIRSVLLEVFAPRATAVMAFLLVFGLVGGWLLAGRMLAPLTRITHATRTAASGELAHRIRLEGRKDEFRELADAFDGMLERLEAHVAAQRRFAANASHELRTPLAVSKALLEVARADPDHDTGEIIDRLHTVNTRAIDLTEALLLLSRAEQRSFTREPVDLSLLAEEAAETLLLLAEAHGVTLETGGDISRAFGSHALLLQLTTNLVQNAIVHNLTAQGTVWVTTAVRSRSVVLTVENTGEVLDPELIPTLTEPFQRGTERQRGGRHGGVGLGLAIAKTITHAHDGTLTLAPRPTGGILVTVELPAAHPPAEG; translated from the coding sequence ATGAGCGTCCGGGTCAAGCTCACCCTCAGCTATGCCGGATTCCTCATGCTGGCGGGCGTCCTGCTGATGGCGGCGGTGTGGGTGTTCCTCCTGAGGTACGTCCCCGACCGCGCGATGCTCTACGAGCCCGATGACGGTGACAGGCTCAACGGCGGTGTCTTCCCCATCCGGTCCGTCCTGCTGGAGGTCTTCGCGCCGAGGGCGACCGCCGTCATGGCGTTCCTGCTGGTGTTCGGGCTGGTGGGCGGCTGGCTCCTCGCCGGGCGCATGCTCGCCCCCCTGACCCGCATCACCCACGCCACCCGTACGGCCGCGAGCGGGGAACTCGCCCACCGCATCCGGCTGGAGGGCCGCAAGGACGAGTTCCGGGAACTCGCCGACGCCTTCGACGGCATGCTGGAACGGCTCGAAGCGCACGTCGCCGCGCAGCGGAGGTTCGCGGCCAACGCCTCGCACGAGCTGCGCACCCCGCTGGCGGTCTCGAAGGCGCTCCTGGAGGTGGCCCGTGCCGATCCGGACCACGACACCGGCGAGATCATCGACCGGCTCCACACCGTCAACACCCGGGCGATCGACCTCACCGAGGCGCTGCTCCTGCTCAGCCGGGCCGAGCAGCGCTCCTTCACCCGCGAACCCGTCGACCTGTCACTCCTGGCGGAAGAAGCCGCCGAAACGCTCCTCCTGCTCGCGGAGGCACACGGCGTCACCCTGGAGACCGGCGGCGACATCTCCCGCGCGTTCGGCTCGCACGCGTTGCTCCTGCAACTGACCACGAACCTGGTGCAGAACGCGATCGTGCACAACCTGACCGCGCAGGGCACCGTGTGGGTCACCACGGCCGTCCGCTCCCGGAGCGTGGTGCTCACCGTCGAGAACACGGGCGAGGTGCTCGATCCCGAGCTGATCCCGACACTCACCGAACCGTTCCAGCGCGGCACCGAGCGCCAACGGGGCGGCAGACACGGGGGCGTCGGGCTCGGTCTGGCGATCGCCAAGACCATCACCCACGCCCACGACGGAACGCTCACCCTCGCCCCGCGCCCCACGGGAGGCATCCTCGTCACCGTGGAGCTACCGGCCGCCCACCCGCCCGCCGAGGGGTGA
- a CDS encoding D-alanyl-D-alanine carboxypeptidase family protein, translating to MTRTPPSAPPSATPSAIRATRTPPRRRVPRLLVVVLLVGLAVLAALLARRAAKSALSSAAPNPPDLHSEGPGPVGGADGVVPGGTTVFDGAVPAVANLDADLLDALRRAARAASGDGVVFQVNSGWRSPRYQNQLLREAVSTYGTAAEAARWVATAKTSPHVSGEAVDLGRSAATAWLSEHGAAYGLCRIYQNEPWHYELRTEAIDHGCPRRYADPTEDPRMRQ from the coding sequence ATGACACGAACTCCACCATCGGCCCCGCCCTCGGCCACCCCGTCAGCGATACGGGCGACCCGGACGCCGCCCCGCCGTCGCGTTCCCCGGCTCCTCGTCGTCGTCCTGCTGGTCGGCCTGGCGGTGCTCGCCGCGCTCCTTGCCCGCCGGGCCGCCAAGTCCGCGCTCTCGTCGGCCGCACCGAACCCGCCCGACCTCCACAGCGAGGGCCCCGGACCGGTCGGCGGGGCCGACGGCGTCGTTCCCGGTGGTACGACGGTCTTCGACGGAGCGGTCCCGGCCGTAGCCAATCTCGACGCGGACCTGCTCGACGCGCTCCGCCGGGCGGCGAGGGCCGCCTCGGGCGACGGGGTCGTGTTCCAGGTGAACAGCGGCTGGCGGTCCCCGAGGTACCAGAACCAACTGCTCCGCGAGGCGGTCTCGACGTACGGGACCGCCGCCGAGGCCGCCCGCTGGGTGGCCACCGCGAAGACCTCCCCCCACGTGTCGGGGGAGGCCGTCGACCTGGGGCGCTCCGCCGCGACGGCATGGCTGTCCGAACACGGCGCCGCCTACGGGCTGTGCCGCATCTACCAGAACGAGCCCTGGCACTACGAACTGCGCACCGAGGCGATCGACCACGGTTGCCCGCGCAGGTACGCCGACCCCACAGAAGACCCGAGGATGCGGCAGTGA
- a CDS encoding helix-turn-helix domain-containing protein — translation MVTRTRFDDSECPVARSVDAIGDWWSLLIVRDAFDGSRRFGEFQRGLGVAKNILTARLRTLVAGGVLESVPASDGSAYREYVLTPKGEALFPVVVALRQWGEQNSFAPGEPHSQLVDRERGKPLRPLEVLSSDGRRLNPEDTTVHKVR, via the coding sequence ATGGTCACCAGGACGCGCTTCGACGACAGCGAATGCCCCGTCGCCCGGTCGGTGGACGCCATCGGGGACTGGTGGTCCCTGCTGATCGTGCGGGACGCCTTCGACGGCAGCCGCCGCTTCGGGGAGTTCCAGCGCGGTCTTGGCGTCGCGAAGAACATCCTCACCGCCCGACTGCGTACCCTCGTCGCGGGCGGCGTCCTGGAATCCGTACCCGCGTCGGACGGCAGCGCCTATCGCGAATACGTACTGACCCCGAAGGGCGAAGCGCTGTTCCCGGTCGTCGTGGCGCTGCGTCAGTGGGGCGAGCAGAACTCCTTCGCCCCCGGCGAGCCGCACTCCCAACTGGTCGACCGCGAGCGGGGAAAGCCCCTGCGCCCACTGGAAGTACTGTCCTCGGACGGACGGCGGCTGAACCCCGAAGACACCACGGTCCACAAGGTCCGGTAG
- a CDS encoding endonuclease/exonuclease/phosphatase family protein, protein MPRALRTVLRPGPWKRGRVLAALALLLGLFLLLHARIPNRAGNLGSLVETFLPWFGLFVPVLLLAALLRRSAVAVAALLLPVTVWLSLFGGLLGDRSGPVSPSAGDLTVASHNVGAANPDPVGTARALAASGADVLALEELAEQVRGTYEKELAKAYRYRAVLGTVGLWSRLPLSDVRPVDIRTDVGPLGDAKSAADKLPDNRALRATVATGRGPLAVYVAHLGSVRVNPRAGFRTETRDRNAAALAEAVAAERVGRVLVLGDLNGTTDDRALAGLTSRLRSAQKAAGDGFGFTWPASFPVARIDQILVRGVEPRSARVLPATGSDHLPVAAAIGW, encoded by the coding sequence CTGCCCCGGGCCCTCCGCACCGTCCTCCGCCCCGGCCCCTGGAAGCGCGGCCGGGTGCTCGCGGCGCTGGCGCTGCTGCTGGGCCTGTTCCTGCTGCTGCACGCACGGATCCCGAACCGGGCCGGGAACCTCGGCAGCCTCGTCGAGACCTTTCTCCCCTGGTTCGGCCTGTTCGTGCCGGTGCTGCTGCTCGCGGCGCTCCTGCGCCGTTCCGCCGTCGCGGTGGCCGCGCTGCTCCTGCCGGTGACGGTGTGGCTGAGCCTCTTCGGCGGGCTGCTCGGCGACAGGTCGGGGCCGGTGTCTCCCTCGGCCGGTGACCTCACCGTGGCGAGCCACAACGTGGGCGCGGCGAACCCCGACCCGGTCGGCACCGCCCGCGCCCTGGCCGCATCCGGCGCGGACGTACTGGCGCTGGAGGAACTCGCCGAGCAGGTCAGGGGCACGTACGAGAAGGAGCTGGCGAAGGCGTACCGGTACCGCGCGGTCCTGGGCACGGTCGGGCTGTGGAGCAGGCTGCCGCTGTCGGACGTCCGGCCGGTCGACATCAGGACGGACGTCGGTCCGCTGGGCGACGCCAAGTCCGCCGCCGACAAGCTGCCCGACAACCGGGCGCTGCGCGCCACGGTGGCCACCGGTCGCGGGCCCCTCGCCGTGTACGTGGCCCATCTGGGTTCCGTACGGGTCAATCCCCGGGCGGGTTTCCGGACGGAGACGCGGGACCGGAACGCGGCCGCGCTCGCCGAGGCCGTCGCCGCCGAGCGGGTCGGGCGGGTGCTGGTGCTCGGCGACCTGAACGGCACCACGGACGACCGCGCGCTCGCCGGTCTCACCTCGCGGCTGCGCTCGGCGCAGAAGGCGGCCGGGGACGGCTTCGGCTTCACCTGGCCCGCGTCGTTCCCGGTGGCGCGGATCGACCAGATCCTGGTGCGCGGGGTGGAGCCGAGGAGCGCGCGGGTGCTGCCCGCCACCGGAAGCGACCACTTGCCGGTGGCCGCCGCGATCGGCTGGTAG
- a CDS encoding MFS transporter: MLGDRRGAIRQTGEQGPEGAGFVLSRGVVALFAVACGAAVANVYLSQPLLVTMGRDLALSPAFVGGVVTLTHVGYGLGLFFLVPLGDIADRRRLVVAQLLLLVGALALVAVARTAAVFLVGLAATGLLAVVTQTLVAFAASLAAPARRGRVVGQVTSGVVVGILLARTVSGLLADLAGWRSVYVVSAALTALLALVLYRVLPRSSKAARVNPRNATSTNLRYGQLLRSTLTLFATERLLRLRALFGLLIFAAFSTLWSSVALPLSEAPYHFSHSAIGALGLIGVVGALAATAAGRLNDRGLSTRTTGIALALLAVSWLPLALARSSLWALALGVILLDLAVQAVHVTNQALIHALRPDAGSRLIGGYMVFYSIGSATGALAATSLYAVAGWGAVCLLGAAFSCLGLGVWAFTRHVE; encoded by the coding sequence ATGCTTGGCGACCGGCGGGGCGCGATACGACAGACCGGCGAACAAGGCCCGGAGGGAGCGGGGTTCGTCCTGTCCCGGGGGGTCGTCGCCCTGTTCGCCGTCGCCTGCGGGGCGGCCGTGGCCAATGTCTACCTGTCCCAGCCGCTCCTCGTGACCATGGGGCGCGACCTCGCCCTGAGCCCCGCGTTCGTCGGCGGCGTGGTCACGCTCACGCACGTCGGCTACGGGCTCGGGCTCTTCTTCCTCGTACCGCTGGGTGACATCGCCGACCGCAGACGGCTCGTCGTGGCCCAACTCCTGCTCCTGGTGGGGGCCTTGGCGTTGGTGGCCGTCGCCCGCACGGCGGCCGTCTTCCTCGTGGGCCTGGCGGCGACGGGGCTCCTCGCCGTCGTCACGCAGACCCTCGTGGCCTTCGCGGCGTCACTGGCCGCCCCCGCCCGGCGCGGACGGGTCGTCGGCCAGGTCACCAGTGGCGTGGTCGTCGGAATCCTGCTCGCCCGCACCGTGTCCGGCCTCCTGGCGGATCTCGCGGGCTGGCGCTCCGTCTACGTGGTCTCGGCGGCGCTCACCGCGCTGCTGGCCCTGGTCCTGTACCGCGTGCTGCCGCGCAGCAGCAAAGCGGCACGCGTGAATCCGCGTAACGCGACATCGACGAACCTCCGTTACGGGCAGCTCCTCCGCTCCACCCTCACGCTGTTCGCCACCGAGCGCCTGCTCCGTCTCCGGGCCCTGTTCGGCCTGCTGATCTTCGCCGCCTTCAGCACGCTGTGGAGCAGCGTGGCGCTGCCGCTCAGCGAAGCCCCGTACCACTTCTCCCACAGCGCGATCGGGGCACTCGGGCTGATCGGCGTGGTCGGCGCCCTGGCCGCGACCGCCGCGGGCCGCCTGAACGACCGGGGACTCTCCACGCGGACCACCGGCATCGCCCTGGCGCTGCTCGCCGTCTCGTGGCTGCCTCTGGCTCTGGCCCGCAGTTCGCTCTGGGCCCTCGCCCTCGGGGTGATACTCCTCGACCTCGCCGTCCAGGCGGTCCACGTCACCAACCAGGCCCTGATCCACGCGCTGCGACCGGACGCGGGCAGCCGTCTGATCGGCGGTTACATGGTCTTCTACTCGATCGGCAGTGCCACCGGCGCCCTCGCCGCGACGTCCCTCTACGCGGTGGCGGGCTGGGGAGCCGTCTGTCTGCTGGGCGCGGCGTTCAGCTGCCTCGGGCTCGGGGTGTGGGCGTTCACCCGGCACGTCGAGTAG
- a CDS encoding response regulator transcription factor — protein MRVLIVEDEPYLAEAIRDALRLEAIAADLAGDGDTALELLSVNAYDIAVLDRDVPGPSGDEIATRIVASGSGMPILMLTAADRLDDKASGFELGADDYLTKPFALQELVLRLRALDRRRGHSRPPVRLLAGLRLDPFRREVYRDDRYVALTRKQFAVLEVLVSAEGGVVSAEELLERAWDENADPFTNAVRITVSALRKRLGEPWIIATVPGVGYRIEAAPGGGREGGDRG, from the coding sequence ATGCGAGTGCTGATCGTCGAGGACGAGCCCTATCTGGCGGAAGCCATCCGCGACGCCCTGCGCCTGGAGGCGATCGCCGCCGACCTCGCGGGCGACGGCGACACCGCTCTGGAACTGCTGAGCGTCAACGCGTACGACATCGCCGTGCTCGACCGGGACGTCCCCGGCCCCTCCGGCGACGAGATCGCCACCCGCATCGTCGCCTCCGGCAGCGGGATGCCCATCCTGATGCTCACCGCCGCCGACCGCCTCGACGACAAGGCGTCCGGGTTCGAACTCGGCGCCGACGACTACCTCACGAAGCCCTTCGCGCTCCAGGAACTCGTGCTCAGGCTCAGGGCACTCGACCGCAGGCGCGGCCACAGCAGACCCCCCGTGCGGCTGCTCGCGGGCCTGCGTCTGGACCCGTTCCGCAGGGAGGTCTACCGCGACGACCGCTATGTCGCCCTCACCCGGAAGCAGTTCGCCGTACTCGAAGTCCTGGTCTCGGCCGAGGGCGGAGTGGTCAGCGCCGAAGAGCTCCTGGAACGGGCGTGGGACGAGAACGCCGACCCGTTCACCAATGCCGTACGCATCACGGTTTCGGCCCTGCGCAAACGGCTCGGCGAGCCGTGGATCATCGCCACCGTGCCGGGCGTCGGCTACCGCATCGAGGCGGCACCGGGCGGCGGACGTGAGGGGGGAGACCGTGGATAG
- a CDS encoding D-alanyl-D-alanine carboxypeptidase family protein, with protein sequence MRSSLSPQFRRGFVTLTAGAVTALAVASPAAAKDDKPPTPPAQMSAVGGERLAKPGPQAGTGAPALPKGLSALSWIVSDADSGDVLAASNAHWPLPPASTLKMLFAATVLPTVPHGLSHKVTDEELTGMGAGSSAVGIVPGQQYTTDDLWRGVFLRSGNDAVHVLSSMNGGVDKTVADMQKRADALGAKDTHVRSPDGYDAEGQVSSAYDLTLFLREGLKNADFKEYCSTAEAKFPGGPSTKGKPFAISNTNRMLSGIGGVEKYPGLIGGKNGYTSHAGNTLAEAATRDGRTLLVTVMNPQEKKHDEVYAEMRDLLDWGFKAAGHTTPVGSLNQRPPAGGGTSPRTTTAAGTGPTASGDGGSSGALAWTGVALAVVAAGGGIAFALKKQRANES encoded by the coding sequence ATGCGCTCCTCCCTCTCTCCGCAGTTCAGGCGCGGGTTCGTCACTCTGACCGCAGGCGCGGTCACCGCCCTCGCCGTGGCCTCTCCGGCGGCGGCGAAGGACGACAAGCCGCCGACCCCGCCCGCTCAGATGTCAGCGGTCGGCGGGGAGCGACTCGCCAAGCCAGGGCCGCAGGCCGGAACGGGGGCGCCCGCGCTGCCGAAGGGACTTTCGGCCCTGTCCTGGATCGTCTCGGACGCCGACAGCGGCGACGTCCTCGCCGCGTCGAACGCGCACTGGCCGCTGCCTCCCGCGAGCACCCTGAAGATGCTCTTCGCGGCCACCGTGCTGCCCACCGTCCCGCACGGCCTCAGCCACAAGGTCACCGACGAGGAACTCACCGGGATGGGCGCGGGAAGCAGCGCGGTCGGCATAGTTCCCGGGCAGCAGTACACGACGGACGACCTGTGGCGGGGCGTGTTCCTGCGCTCGGGCAACGACGCCGTGCACGTGCTCTCCTCGATGAACGGCGGCGTCGACAAGACCGTCGCGGACATGCAGAAGCGGGCCGACGCACTGGGCGCGAAGGACACGCACGTACGCAGCCCCGACGGTTACGACGCGGAGGGCCAGGTCTCGTCGGCGTACGATCTGACGCTGTTCCTGCGCGAGGGCCTGAAGAACGCGGACTTCAAGGAGTACTGCTCGACGGCCGAGGCGAAGTTCCCCGGCGGCCCGTCGACGAAGGGCAAGCCGTTCGCGATCTCGAACACCAACCGGATGCTGTCGGGCATCGGTGGCGTCGAGAAGTACCCCGGCCTGATCGGCGGCAAGAACGGCTACACCTCGCACGCGGGCAACACCCTCGCCGAGGCGGCGACGCGCGACGGCCGCACGCTGCTGGTGACGGTGATGAACCCTCAGGAGAAGAAGCACGACGAGGTGTACGCCGAGATGCGCGATCTCCTCGACTGGGGGTTCAAGGCGGCGGGGCACACCACCCCCGTCGGCAGCCTCAACCAGCGGCCCCCGGCCGGGGGCGGCACGTCGCCGAGGACCACGACGGCGGCCGGAACCGGACCGACGGCGTCCGGGGACGGGGGTTCGTCGGGCGCGCTGGCCTGGACGGGCGTCGCACTGGCGGTCGTCGCTGCGGGCGGCGGCATCGCGTTCGCCCTGAAGAAGCAGCGGGCGAACGAGAGTTGA